The Solanum pennellii chromosome 7, SPENNV200 DNA segment ggtataaaataaaatttattagtcAATTTAAAAATCTATCGATGTATTATCCCAactacttttcttttttatgttactaatattttttttaaaattgtcatGTANTAGATGCTCGTAAGTGAAACATACATATAACTTaggtataaaataaaatttattagtcAATTTTAAAAAGCTATCGATGTATTATCCCAgctacttttctttttatgttactaatattttttttttaaattgtcatGCAACTTATATCTAGTGTTTTAAAAGGTAGGAGGCATGAGGCGAGACGTTTTATATGGTACGGGGCGAGGCGTAAGCCTCGAGACAAAGAGCATAAGTCTCATGGATTTAAGGGGCATAGTCtcatgtatattcaattttatagttttattactaattaaatttctttcaattattttacaaatatttttttatgaaaaacctagaatatatagaaattatattatgatttttaatgagATAAGTATTGATAAtctataataaagaaaaaaaattgtaattactatttgagaaaatcattacaccaataataacaaaacatgactatacaaatataaataatctaatatcataacttctaataataaaagaatcaatattatatatatatatatatatatatatatatataaaatcaataataaagaaaaattactttcaaatagttaaataaaatatgataattttgagaCATGACGACACCATGAAGACCAATGATaagtgaaaaagtaaaatttcgCTACATATTTTTAAGAGAAATGTTACGTAATACATAATTACCTTCATAGTGCTACCAAATAGTAAATATGTGATACTACATTTGTTGTTTGAGTTACTCTCAATCTTGTTATCTTTATAgatcattcatttattcaagaattaTGATGGTCAACAATGTTAATTAGAGAttttaatacataatttatgtaaaatttgTTAGACGAGCCTCGAGCGTTGGACGTTGGGCGTGCTTATGACGTACAAACGGATACTTAAAGCGTAAATCTTGTAGAACTAAATCCCACACTTGAATCTCGAAGAGTTTTGCTAAAGCCTCACCCCAGAGTGGCCCCGAAGTGAGTCCTATAGACACATTTGATATTTTTGGGTGAGTAACAAAGATTATAATTTTGGTGTTGAATCAAAGAGGGAGGTTGTGAGATATATGTAAGAAAATTGTTTTTACTTCCAAAGTAATCAAACTGGGTAGATGGTCCATGTTGCTCGAGTTAATGCAagttaaattctttaaaaaattaatgtattttgaaaattttaataaatacaaatatatgaataatatttttaaaaagttcaaaCAATTTACTCAGTAAAGCAAAGCATAAGCGTAAGCGGTGACGTACAGTAAAAATTAATGCATTAAAAGCTTTTAatctcttttttctttgttaatatttacatgcaaaaaaaaaactaaaacttaaGACGTCTCTAGCAATTTGACCACACGTGGATTGTTATATTATATCTGTCacacatattttcttttcaacaatTAACTCCcctattaattgtttttttccaAACCAAAAACAATCCAACTAAGCACAccttctaattattttttatatatatatatgtataacatatagttttttcttttcaaacaaAAACTACAAATAATGGGGAAGATTTGTGACAAAGTGCATGGTTTAAAGCCAATTATAATGATGGTGTTTATACAAATAGGTTATACAGGAATGACTTTATTGTATAAATTAGCATCAAATGATGGAATGAGTTTAAGGATTTTAATTGCTTATCGATTCCTCTTTGCTTCCGCTACCGTTCTTCCTTTAGCTCTCTACTTTGATAGGTAATCACACTTTCCGCGTTTCTATTTTTTCAGaatcaaataatttataatttttgattCACTAtcagaaatatttttattataaaatatgatttttcttgTTTCGAACTAGTTTTAAATGCATGATAAAAAACACATTCggaaaattttctaattttttttaatatgaaaataatattattttttatattttatcgatctaatcaaaatattttgaatagtcttttaacatttttcatttgataTATGTAGGAAGAGTAGGCCAAAAATGACATGGATGGTAATGTTGCTTGCGTTTCTTTCTGCACTCTTTGGGTAAGAGttccatttttatttcatttattcaatCGATTAACTATGTGctatgtgaaaaatatttacaaaattgaatattaatttgactatttttaaatgaaaacaaaaaaaaaatcttttttaatgAGCTTTCTTGACTTTTCCAGCTAGGATTTTTGTCATTACTGATTTGTCTATTATCTTTAATAAATGACATTTttatatacaataatatttaattcaaagtatttatatgtattaaatattcctttaattttatttatattttagtatatttctAAGGAAAAATTCTTTTGGCCACTAAATTTGgtcagaattttttttatctatgttattttattttttaaaaatatttatatctttttaactttaattttctttgattaaaaagtaaaaaaagactagcttagtttaaaattaaaaaaatttataagtttttaaAGTTTCTTGCCCTTTAGcattaaatattctaaaaaattaaacatttagATAAACAATTGCGGAATTTCCGTGTTGTGGAAATTGATTTCATTTTCTCACCTttacataaaaacaaaaaaattaaatccacttttatgaaaaaaatgatccAGTCCGTTAcggtcaaaaatattttatcttattagaGTTCAGAAATATTATttagtataataataaataaataaataaaatcatttttttggcAGTTCAAAGAAAATAATCGTAATCTCTAATATTCATTTTGTACACGTAATCTATATCTATTACACTCATATCTTAATGAACATGATAGTAAATGGAGGAGTTCTCTCtctaaatttaaaagaaaataaaatggtaaaaagcttttatatatatatatataaaaaattttacgTGACATTATTTGATTGAACAAAAGTTGATTAATgaattactttgttttatttttgaatctCCATTAGATTTTTAGTAATAAAAAtactaaagttaaaatttaattttttcaaatgaatttaaatttcttaagttttgatttttttttatcaaaggaTGTCATTAATTATGAGCTCTGCAATTTACTAGATTCTTGTAAATCACATTTTGGTATTAATGCGCTTTCAATTAAGTACATGTCTGCAATTAGCTAATTAGTTCATGCATTTATTTctgatataatttattttttatatactttaattttattatatacttatatttatatttatatttatatttatatttatatatgcagGGGTTCAATGCCACAAAATTTGTTTGCAGCAAGTTTAGTCCTAACTTCAGCAACTTTTGCTACAGCTACACTTAATCTCATACCCGGCATTACTTTCATTATAGCCACATTCTTTAggtatatatttcaaatttttactaTATTAATTTCATTCCTTTGCACAAAGTATACTTTTGGCTATATTGAAAAGTTGTTTTGGAGACGagttttttttgaataaaaatatacttcaaaTGTATCACCAAATTAAattacatccttaaagtatcatttttaaaagaaaactttcttcaaatattttaaagtgaatAGTTTTCATCCTTCAGTTACATATCGTCAAAAAAGTAAGGAATCCTACAAAAACATGAGCAGTTCATGTGATCATCAACAAAGTTTTTCTGCATAATTTCATCACCTCTTGAaagagtttttgaaaaaaaaacatattaaaagtCTTAGACACTATTATTTAccgaaacaaaaaatatttgaaaggacTGGAGATACATCATCTGCTCTTCTTCTGATTTAGTAACGAAAAGAAGTTGAAACTTAATtatctttaactttttttttgcaACTAAAATGTAATaagattaataatttttttgaccAATCTGATATTGAAGTGATCAAAATATCGATTATATCTCgcatttaaatttcattatacATTATTAGAAGCGGAAGTCTCCAACAAACGCCGTTTATAGCATATAGAAGAAACTCatttcaattaataaaaaataaataaaaatttaattaataatatttttaatatcaaattatatgaaaaagaaatgaaaaaaaaactgttaaattaaaagattttgcaTAATGCTAAATtcagttataaaaaaaatcacgaTTAATACTTTTGGATGACTTGATTTTTGTGAGATTTGTCAGTTTTCTAATAAATTCAAGCAGAAGGATGAAAATTGTTCACTTTTAAATACTTGAAGAATTTTCTctactaaaaattatattttaagaatttgaattactttttataaaaatatttaaaaatttatgactAAACCATATGTACTCACCATGTTTGGACATATTTGATTAGGTTGGAGAAGTTGGATTTGAAGACAAGGGAAGGAAAAGCAAAAGTGTTGGGTACATTAATTGGAATAGGTGGGGCTATGCTTCTCACTTTTTACAAAGGCTTGGAAATTAAAACTTGGTCAATTAAACTTGACCTCAAAGGACACGTGGCAGCCTCTCATCAAATCCAAAAACCATATGCTCATATTTTGGGTCCTATTTTGGCTATTTGTAGTTGCTTTTCCTCAGCAGTATCCCTCATTTTTCAGGTATGAAAAAGGcttaattaaatgtattttcttaATATGCTAAATTCATTTGGCCAAAAATATTTAcctaacattaaaaaaattgggcCAAAAatgactttaatttattttctctcaATTTTAATTGAATACTAGTTAGGCTATATTTGGTTGcacaattttaattaaatactaGCTAGGCTATATTTGATCCAAATTAGTTTCTAAACATAACTACTTAGTAACATATGAAATTGCATTTATGAAGTAATTTAGTTAAATTGTAATAATTTCTTTTGGTTTGACATTGATAGAGTTTCATTTGTATTGATAACTAAACCCAAATCTGCATACACGATATGAAATGTACATAATCTCTAAACTAGGAAATCAAAATATGTTtcaaataacaatataataacttttttttNTAGTTTGCACAACCCTGTAGGTTTTTAACAGGAGAACAACCAATGTTTActaagtaagaaaagaaaacataacaaggttaaatttcatgtttaatattgaaataatgactgcaatataaatacatatatatatatatatgactattTTAGTTTGCACAACCCTGTAGGTTTTTAACAGGAGAACAACCAATGTTTActaagtaagaaaagaaaacataacaaggttaaatttcatgtttaatattgaaataatgactgcaatataaatacatatatatatatatatgactattTTAGTTTGCACAACCCTGTAGGTTTTTAACAGGAGAACAACCAATGTTTActaagtaagaaaagaaaacataacaaggttaaatttcatgtttaatattgaaataatgactgcaatataaatacatatatatatatatatgactattTTAGTTTGCACAACCCTGTAGGTTTTTAACAGGAGAACAACCAATGTTTActaagtaagaaaagaaaacataacaaggttaaatttcatgtttaatattgaaataatgactgcaatataaatacatatatatatatatatgactattTTAGTTTGCACAACCCTGTAGGTTTTTAACAGGAGAACAACCAATGTTTActaagtaagaaaagaaaacataacaaggttaaatttcatgtttaatattgaaataatgactgcaatataaatacatatatatatatatatgactattTTAGTTTGCACAACCCTGTAGGTTTTTAACAGGAGAACAACCAATGTTTActaagtaagaaaagaaaacataacaaggttaaatttcatgtttaatattgaaataatgactgcaatataaatacatatatatatatatatgactattTTAGTTTGCACAACCCTGTAGGTTTTTAACAGGAGAACAACCAATGTTTActaagtaagaaaagaaaacataacaaggttaaatttcatgtttaatattgaaataatgactgcaatataaatacatatatatatatatatgactattTTAGTTTGCACAACCCTGTAGGTTTTTAACAGGAGAACAACCAATGTTTActaagtaagaaaagaaaacataacaaggttaaatttcatgtttaatattgaaataatgactgcaatataaatacatatatatatatatatgactattTTAGTTTGCACAACCCTGTAGGTTTTTAACAGGAGAACAACCAATGTTTActaagtaagaaaagaaaacataacaaggttaaatttcatgtttaatattgaaataatgactgcaatataaatacatatatatatatatatgactattTTAGTTTGCACAACCCTGTAGGTTTTTAACAGGAGAACAACCAATGTTTActaagtaagaaaagaaaacataacaaggttaaatttcatgtttaatattgaaataatgactgcaatataaatacatatatatatatatatgactattTTAGTTTGCACAACCCTGTAGGTTTTTAACAGGAGAACAACCAATGTTTActaagtaagaaaagaaaacataacaaggttaaatttcatgtttaatattgaaataatgactgcaatataaatacatatatatatatatatgactattTTAGTTTGCACAACCCTGTAGGTTTTTAACAGGAGAACAACCAATGTTTActaagtaagaaaagaaaacataacaaggttaaatttcatgtttaatattgaaataatgactgcaatataaatacatatatatatatatatgactattTTAGTTTGCACAACCCTGTAGGTTTTTAACAGGAGAACAACCAATGTTTActaagtaagaaaagaaaacataacaaggttaaatttcatgtttaatattgaaataatgactgcaatataaatacatatatatatatatatgactattTTAGTTTGCACAACCCTGTAGGTTTTTAACAGGAGAACAACCAATGTTTActaagtaagaaaagaaaacataacaaggttaaatttcatgtttaatattgaaataatgactgcaatataaatacatatatatatatatatgactattTTAGTTTGCACAACCCTGTAGGTTTTTAACAGGAGAACAACCAATGTTTActaagtaagaaaagaaaacataacaaggttaaatttcatgtttaatattgaaataatgactgcaatataaatacatatatatatatatatgactattTTAGTTTGCACAACCCTGTAGGTTTTTAACAGGAGAACAACCAATGTTTActaagtaagaaaagaaaacataacaaggttaaatttcatgtttaatattgaaataatgactgcaatataaatacatatatatatatatatgactattTTAGTTTGCACAACCCTGTAGGTTTTTAACAGGAGAACAACCAATGTTTActaagtaagaaaagaaaacataacaaggttaaatttcatgtttaatattgaaataatgactgcaatataaatacatatatatatatatatgactattTTAGTTTGCACAACCCTGTAGGTTTTTAACAGGAGAACAACCAATGTTTActaagtaagaaaagaaaacataacaaggttaaatttcatgtttaatattgaaataatgactgcaatataaatacatatatatatatatatgactattTTAGTTTGCACAACCCTGTAGGTTTTTAACAGGAGAACAACCAATGTTTActaagtaagaaaagaaaacataacaaggttaaatttcatgtttaatattgaaataatgactgcaatataaatacatatatatatatatatgactattTTAGTTTGCACAACCCTGTAGGTTTTTAACAGGAGAACAACCAATGTTTActaagtaagaaaagaaaacataacaaggttaaatttcatgtttaatattgaaataatgactgcaatataaatacatatatatatatatatgactattTTAGTTTGCACAACCCTGTAGGTTTTTAACAGGAGAACAACCAATGTTTActaagtaagaaaagaaaacataacaaggttaaatttcatgtttaatattgaaataatgactgcaatataaatacatatatatatatatatgactattTTAGTTTGCACAACCCTGTAGGTTTTTAACAGGAGAACAACCAATGTTTActaagtaagaaaagaaaacataacaaggttaaatttcatgtttaatattgaaataatgactgcaatataaatacatatatatatatatatgactattTTAGTTTGCACAACCCTGTAGGTTTTTAACAGGAGAACAACCAATGTTTActaagtaagaaaagaaaacataacaaggttaaatttcatgtttaatattgaaataatgactgcaatataaatacatatatatatatatatgactattTTAGTTTGCACAACCCTGTAGGTTTTTAACAGGAGAACAACCAATGTTTActaagtaagaaaagaaaacataacaaggttaaatttcatgtttaatattgaaataatgactgcaatataaatacatatatatatatatatgactattTTAGTTTGCACAACCCTGTAGGTTTTTAACAGGAGAACAACCAATGTTTActaagtaagaaaagaaaacataacaaggttaaatttcatgtttaatattgaaataatgactgcaatataaatacatatatatatatatatgactattTTAGTTTGCACAACCCTGTAGGTTTTTAACAGGAGAACAACCAATGTTTActaagtaagaaaagaaaacataacaaggttaaatttcatgtttaatattgaaataatgactgcaatataaatacatatatatatatatatgactattTTAGTTTGCACAACCCTGTAGGTTTTTAACAGGAGAACAACCAATGTTTActaagtaagaaaagaaaacataacaaggttaaatttcatgtttaatattgaaataatgactgcaatataaatacatatatatatatatatgactattTTAGTTTGCACAACCCTGTAGGTTTTTAACAGGAGAACAACCAATGTTTActaagtaagaaaagaaaacataacaaggttaaatttcatgtttaatattgaaataatgactgcaatataaatacatatatatatatatatgactattTTAGTTTGCACAACCCTGTAGGTTTTTAACAGGAGAACAACCAATGTTTActaagtaagaaaagaaaacataacaaggttaaatttcatgtttaatattgaaataatgactgcaatataaatacatatatatatatatatgactattTTAGTTTGCACAACCCTGTAGGTTTTTAACAGGAGAACAACCAATGTTTActaagtaagaaaagaaaacataacaaggttaaatttcatgtttaatattgaaataatgactgcaatataaatacatatatatatatatatgactattTTAGTTTGCACAACCCTGTAGGTTTTTAACAGGAGAACAACCAATGTTTActaagtaagaaaagaaaacataacaaggttaaatttcatgtttaatattgaaataatgactgcaatataaatacatatatatatatatatgactattTTAGTTTGCACAACCCTGTAGGTTTTTAACAGGAGAACAACCAATGTTTActaagtaagaaaagaaaacataacaaggttaaatttcatgtttaatattgaaataatgactgcaatataaatacatatatatatatatatgactattTTAGTTTGCACAACCCTGTAGGTTTTTAACAGGAGAACAACCAATGTTTActaagtaagaaaagaaaacataacaaggttaaatttcatgtttaatattgaaataatgactgcaatataaatacatatatatatatatatgactattTTAGTTTGCACAACCCTGTAGGTTTTTAACAGGAGAACA contains these protein-coding regions:
- the LOC107024783 gene encoding WAT1-related protein At1g25270-like, which produces MGKICDKVHGLKPIIMMVFIQIGYTGMTLLYKLASNDGMSLRILIAYRFLFASATVLPLALYFDRKSRPKMTWMVMLLAFLSALFGGSMPQNLFAASLVLTSATFATATLNLIPGITFIIATFFRLEKLDLKTREGKAKVLGTLIGIGGAMLLTFYKGLEIKTWSIKLDLKGHVAASHQIQKPYAHILGPILAICSCFSSAVSLIFQV